One genomic region from Reichenbachiella ulvae encodes:
- a CDS encoding YdeI/OmpD-associated family protein: MNIYLQEGCGRCALGGTHDCKVHLWPEILKELRRIVWGCGLDEEVKWSVPCYTYKGKNIAIVSAFKNYASLSFFKGVLLHDSKGILEKPGENSNEGRLIKFTTLAQVTQLEADIKAYLYEAIEVEKAGIPIPKPKPSDNPLPEELMECFHHDPAFEKAFHALTPGRQRGYILHFSQARQSKTRLARIEKYLPAIMQGKGMQDR, from the coding sequence GTGAACATATACCTACAAGAAGGCTGCGGACGCTGTGCATTAGGTGGGACGCACGATTGCAAGGTGCACCTTTGGCCGGAAATACTGAAGGAGTTGAGACGCATCGTATGGGGTTGTGGGCTAGATGAAGAGGTGAAATGGAGCGTACCCTGCTACACTTACAAAGGCAAGAATATCGCCATCGTGAGTGCATTCAAAAACTATGCTTCTCTCAGTTTTTTCAAAGGCGTACTGCTCCATGACTCCAAAGGAATACTGGAAAAGCCCGGAGAAAATTCTAACGAGGGCAGGCTTATCAAATTCACCACTTTGGCGCAAGTCACACAACTAGAGGCTGATATCAAAGCCTACCTTTACGAGGCTATCGAGGTAGAAAAGGCAGGAATCCCTATCCCAAAACCAAAGCCTAGTGACAACCCATTGCCCGAAGAGTTGATGGAGTGCTTTCACCATGATCCTGCCTTTGAAAAAGCCTTCCATGCTTTGACACCTGGTCGACAGAGAGGTTATATACTTCACTTCTCTCAAGCCAGGCAATCTAAAACCCGCTTGGCCAGGATTGAGAAATATCTCCCCGCCATCATGCAAGGAAAAGGCATGCAGGATCGTTAG
- the mgtE gene encoding magnesium transporter, with protein MSEIMEFELSKEFLEHFNPAVEERKDDFIRETLEGVNPADITELLEEFDAEDSKYVLELLDPEVGSRVIIELEEDIQSHFLEHFTSEEIAVFLDHLDSDDGVHILNGLPISKREEVITLVENEEKAGYLLDLLRYEDDVAGGLMAKELIKANHNWTIQRCIDEIRKQAENVQKIYSVYVVDDNGILLGRVSLKRIILAEDNAKIADIYDEEVIAVETYVDEEEVVQTMQKYDLEALPVVNVRGKLVGRITIDDVLDVITEQAEEDIQMMSGISSDVEEDDTVWIISKARLPWLVIGLVGGLLGAKFISLFETEIAIVPAMAFFIPLITATGGNVGIQSSTLIVQGLANSSVFSNSIFRKLVKMLAVAIVNGVILAIIVFGIVIFSTSDQTIAITVSTALFSVVLLASFMGTITPLILNNLGVNPAIASGPFITTANDLLGLAVYFFVAHQLYGL; from the coding sequence ATGTCTGAAATCATGGAATTCGAACTGTCGAAGGAGTTTCTCGAGCATTTTAACCCTGCGGTTGAAGAGCGAAAGGACGACTTCATACGAGAAACCCTCGAGGGGGTCAATCCGGCAGATATTACCGAACTCCTTGAGGAATTTGACGCGGAAGATTCCAAGTATGTTTTAGAGCTTTTGGATCCTGAAGTGGGATCTAGAGTCATCATCGAGCTGGAGGAGGACATCCAGTCTCACTTTTTAGAGCATTTCACATCCGAAGAAATTGCCGTCTTTCTGGATCACCTGGATTCGGATGATGGGGTTCATATCCTCAACGGACTACCGATCAGCAAGCGCGAAGAGGTAATCACGCTGGTAGAAAATGAAGAGAAAGCGGGCTACCTGCTGGATCTACTGCGCTATGAAGATGATGTCGCCGGTGGTTTGATGGCCAAAGAGTTGATCAAAGCGAACCACAACTGGACGATTCAGCGATGTATCGACGAGATCAGAAAGCAGGCCGAAAATGTACAAAAAATCTATTCGGTATACGTGGTAGACGACAATGGTATCTTGCTAGGTAGAGTGTCCCTGAAGCGCATCATTCTAGCAGAGGACAATGCCAAGATTGCTGATATATACGACGAGGAGGTGATCGCAGTGGAGACCTATGTAGACGAGGAAGAGGTCGTGCAAACCATGCAAAAGTATGATTTGGAGGCACTTCCTGTAGTAAACGTAAGAGGTAAACTGGTAGGTCGAATCACGATTGATGACGTATTGGATGTCATCACCGAGCAGGCTGAAGAGGACATCCAAATGATGTCGGGTATTTCTTCTGATGTAGAGGAGGATGATACGGTTTGGATCATTTCCAAAGCGCGATTACCCTGGTTGGTGATTGGTCTGGTAGGTGGTCTGTTGGGGGCTAAGTTTATCAGCTTGTTCGAAACAGAGATTGCAATTGTACCCGCCATGGCCTTCTTTATCCCGCTGATTACTGCGACAGGAGGGAATGTAGGAATTCAATCCTCTACCTTGATCGTACAGGGCTTGGCCAACTCCAGTGTGTTTAGTAATTCGATTTTCAGGAAATTGGTGAAGATGCTGGCCGTGGCGATTGTGAATGGAGTGATTCTGGCCATTATTGTTTTTGGGATTGTGATTTTTTCTACCTCAGATCAAACCATCGCTATTACGGTGAGTACGGCTCTTTTCAGTGTGGTTTTGCTCGCATCCTTTATGGGAACCATTACTCCGTTGATATTAAATAATCTAGGAGTGAATCCTGCCATAGCATCAGGACCGTTTATTACCACAGCCAATGACCTTTTGGGTTTGGCAGTATATTTCTTTGTGGCACATCAGTTATATGGACTATAA
- a CDS encoding 4'-phosphopantetheinyl transferase family protein, protein MIKKQFKISSHIMLGIWEIEETTEQLMAGYDDKELEKISHYHPQKKAEHIASRQLIQELCKEMDIPFHGICKDSHGKPHLIDSTHHISLSHSFPKIAALINLDEPCGIDIEQPREQLARVKNKFLNEKELERCKEDLERLCIYWCAKESIYKMHGRTNLSFKQNIFIDHLKDDKVFCCIKKDDIDKPVKLNMQREDQYIVTYNL, encoded by the coding sequence ATGATCAAAAAGCAATTCAAAATATCCAGCCACATCATGTTAGGCATCTGGGAAATCGAGGAAACCACAGAGCAACTTATGGCTGGATATGATGATAAGGAGCTTGAAAAAATATCGCACTACCATCCACAAAAAAAGGCTGAGCATATCGCCTCCAGACAGCTGATCCAGGAGCTTTGCAAAGAAATGGACATCCCCTTTCATGGGATCTGCAAAGACAGCCACGGCAAACCACACCTTATCGATTCGACTCACCACATTTCATTGTCCCATAGTTTTCCAAAAATTGCTGCATTAATTAATCTGGATGAGCCTTGTGGCATAGATATTGAACAACCTAGAGAGCAGTTGGCTAGAGTCAAGAACAAATTCTTGAATGAAAAGGAATTGGAACGATGCAAAGAGGACCTTGAAAGACTCTGCATCTACTGGTGCGCCAAGGAATCCATCTATAAGATGCATGGCCGCACCAATTTAAGTTTCAAGCAAAACATCTTCATCGATCACTTAAAAGACGACAAGGTATTTTGCTGCATCAAGAAGGATGATATTGACAAGCCTGTGAAATTGAACATGCAACGCGAAGATCAATATATCGTGACTTACAACCTTTGA
- the pdxA gene encoding 4-hydroxythreonine-4-phosphate dehydrogenase PdxA has translation MQASVGIDNSTIGPIYPAITVMNDINMEKETKNQNQKSIIGISIGDINGVGPEVIIKALSNNKMSRYFTPVIYGSAKVLSFYRKSLNQNNFNFTPISDISEAYHKKVNVLNCWEDQVDVTPGVSNEIGGKYAFLALERATEDLKAGKIQALVTAPINKLNIQNDQFKFPGHTEYLAEKAEAKDSLMFMVSENLRVGVLSGHIPLKDVPAQVTAENIEKKLKMMITSLKKDFGIHKPKIAVLGLNPHAGEDGLLGTEDKEIIAPTIEKMKEKGQIIMGPYPADGFFGNGEFSKFDAVLAMYHDQGLIPFKSLTFASGVNFTAGLPFVRTSPDHGTAYSLAGTDEADESSMRTAIFAALDISNYRLENEAS, from the coding sequence TTGCAGGCAAGCGTCGGGATCGACAACAGCACTATTGGCCCCATCTACCCGGCGATTACCGTGATGAATGACATAAATATGGAGAAAGAGACGAAGAACCAAAACCAAAAATCAATCATTGGGATTTCGATTGGAGACATCAATGGCGTTGGCCCTGAGGTAATCATCAAAGCCTTGTCCAATAACAAGATGTCCAGATACTTTACTCCGGTAATCTATGGCTCGGCAAAAGTACTTTCATTTTATAGAAAGTCACTCAATCAGAACAATTTCAATTTTACCCCGATCTCAGACATCAGTGAGGCCTATCACAAAAAAGTGAATGTACTCAACTGCTGGGAGGATCAGGTAGATGTCACACCCGGAGTGAGCAACGAAATAGGTGGTAAATATGCCTTTTTGGCATTAGAAAGAGCTACTGAGGACTTGAAAGCCGGTAAGATTCAGGCTTTGGTCACAGCACCCATCAACAAACTCAATATCCAGAATGACCAATTCAAATTCCCTGGTCACACGGAATACCTGGCTGAAAAAGCAGAAGCCAAAGACAGTTTGATGTTTATGGTATCTGAAAACCTGAGAGTCGGCGTACTCAGCGGCCACATCCCTCTCAAAGATGTACCGGCACAGGTGACTGCAGAAAACATAGAAAAGAAGTTGAAAATGATGATTACCTCATTGAAAAAGGACTTTGGGATTCACAAGCCGAAAATCGCGGTTTTGGGGCTCAACCCACATGCCGGTGAAGACGGTCTATTGGGTACTGAAGACAAGGAAATCATCGCGCCAACCATAGAAAAGATGAAAGAAAAGGGACAAATCATCATGGGTCCCTATCCTGCCGATGGATTTTTTGGGAATGGCGAATTCAGCAAATTCGATGCGGTTTTGGCTATGTACCACGATCAGGGATTGATTCCTTTCAAAAGTCTGACTTTTGCCAGTGGGGTCAATTTTACAGCAGGGCTTCCCTTCGTCAGGACTTCTCCCGATCACGGCACGGCCTATAGCCTGGCAGGCACCGACGAAGCAGATGAAAGCAGCATGCGTACAGCTATCTTTGCTGCACTAGACATCTCGAACTATCGACTGGAAAACGAGGCGTCATGA
- the rsmA gene encoding 16S rRNA (adenine(1518)-N(6)/adenine(1519)-N(6))-dimethyltransferase RsmA — protein sequence MAQVRPKKQLGQHFLKDLSIAQKIVDALPKDSRSNVLEIGPGTGVLSDLMVDEESFRNLVLLDVDRESIDYLEKKYKDKEVKILLADFLKEDVLSIFNNGHFSIIGNFPYNISSQIFFKVLDIKEHVDEVVCMLQKEVAERIASKEGNKDYGILSVLLQAYYDIEYLFTVPPEVFLPPPKVNSGVIRLKRNGVSDIGCDEKLFKRVVKAGFQMRRKTLRNALKPLNLPESIREQEVFNKRAEQLSVDDFIQLTNLIQSHV from the coding sequence ATGGCGCAGGTTAGACCGAAAAAACAATTAGGACAACACTTTCTAAAAGACCTTTCGATTGCTCAAAAAATTGTGGATGCTTTACCCAAAGATTCCCGCAGCAATGTTTTAGAAATTGGGCCCGGTACTGGTGTGCTATCTGATCTGATGGTCGACGAAGAATCTTTTAGGAATTTGGTCCTTTTGGATGTGGATAGGGAATCGATCGATTATCTGGAAAAGAAATACAAAGACAAGGAAGTAAAGATCTTACTGGCTGATTTTTTGAAAGAAGACGTATTGTCCATTTTCAACAATGGACATTTTAGCATCATTGGCAATTTTCCCTACAATATCTCCTCGCAGATATTTTTCAAAGTACTGGATATCAAAGAGCATGTGGATGAGGTAGTGTGCATGCTGCAAAAAGAGGTAGCCGAAAGAATAGCCTCAAAGGAAGGAAACAAAGATTATGGTATCCTGAGTGTACTGCTTCAGGCCTATTATGATATTGAATACCTCTTTACCGTTCCACCAGAAGTTTTTTTGCCACCACCCAAGGTGAACTCTGGTGTGATACGTCTAAAAAGAAACGGAGTGTCGGATATAGGATGTGATGAGAAGTTGTTCAAGCGAGTGGTCAAAGCAGGCTTCCAAATGAGACGCAAAACATTGCGCAACGCCTTAAAACCTTTAAATTTGCCCGAGTCGATCAGGGAGCAAGAGGTCTTCAATAAACGAGCCGAGCAGCTGTCTGTAGACGATTTTATTCAACTCACAAACCTTATCCAAAGTCATGTCTGA
- a CDS encoding mechanosensitive ion channel — MDLTRLYHSLVDTLHDVLPGVFGAVVFFVVGWLLALLMRRVVHGLMKRTEWDERLLGNTIVDTNKFIANLVYYILMVIVLLIVLEMMGVSYVLDPIRNMLDEFLSYIGNIFAGVVLTFIGYILAKFASNLVKMTGSFLDRLMDSIGFKETDKLVYFIQQLIFLVVFIPFIILALNALHLEAITEPANNILHKLMDAVPHIIGAGLIITIFYIGGKFLTTFLNDVLVNFGADEWSKKLKIFFISDDQSFSKVISNVVFFFIIFFGVVSGVEMLGFDRLSEILHNVLNLSGNILFGLVVMVIGNFIASTVFQSMSKKENNTFAASAMRFAIIGLFFAIALRSMGIANSIVELAFGLTLGALAVTIALAYGLGGREAAGKHMEDIIKKFKK, encoded by the coding sequence ATGGATTTAACCAGACTTTATCATTCATTAGTTGATACGCTGCACGATGTGCTGCCTGGCGTCTTTGGCGCAGTGGTGTTTTTCGTAGTAGGCTGGCTGCTGGCCCTTCTCATGCGACGCGTAGTACATGGCCTGATGAAACGTACCGAATGGGACGAAAGACTATTAGGAAACACCATCGTAGATACCAACAAGTTTATAGCCAATCTGGTCTATTATATCTTGATGGTCATTGTACTGCTGATCGTTTTAGAAATGATGGGCGTCAGTTATGTGCTGGACCCGATTAGAAATATGCTCGACGAATTCCTGTCCTATATAGGCAATATTTTTGCAGGAGTTGTACTGACTTTTATTGGGTATATTTTGGCCAAGTTCGCTTCGAATCTGGTCAAGATGACTGGGAGTTTTCTGGATCGATTGATGGACAGCATTGGTTTCAAAGAAACGGATAAGCTCGTTTATTTTATTCAGCAATTGATCTTCCTGGTAGTATTTATTCCCTTTATTATTCTAGCGCTGAATGCACTGCACCTGGAGGCAATCACAGAGCCTGCTAATAATATTCTGCACAAGTTGATGGATGCCGTACCGCATATCATCGGGGCAGGTTTGATCATTACCATCTTCTACATCGGAGGAAAATTCCTGACTACATTTCTCAATGATGTGTTGGTCAACTTCGGCGCGGATGAATGGAGTAAGAAGCTCAAAATATTCTTCATATCAGACGATCAATCTTTTTCTAAGGTGATTTCGAATGTGGTGTTCTTTTTCATCATCTTCTTTGGTGTAGTTTCTGGGGTGGAGATGTTAGGTTTCGACCGGCTGTCCGAGATCCTGCACAATGTGCTCAACCTATCCGGCAATATTCTCTTTGGTCTGGTGGTCATGGTGATTGGTAATTTCATCGCCTCGACTGTTTTTCAATCCATGTCCAAAAAGGAGAATAACACCTTCGCAGCGAGCGCCATGCGTTTTGCGATCATAGGTTTGTTCTTTGCGATTGCCCTGCGATCTATGGGTATTGCCAACAGCATCGTGGAGCTGGCCTTTGGGCTGACACTGGGTGCACTCGCCGTAACGATAGCCCTGGCGTATGGTCTGGGTGGTCGAGAGGCTGCTGGTAAACATATGGAGGATATCATCAAGAAGTTCAAGAAATAA
- a CDS encoding RecQ family ATP-dependent DNA helicase encodes MATANQILKQYWGFEDFRPLQLDIINAVLDGQDTLALLPTGGGKSICFQVPALMLEGMCLVISPLVALMNDQVYQLKKRGIQAAALYSGLQHREVDILLDNCIQGQVKFLYVAPERLRSELFIERLKQMNVSLLAVDEAHCISQWGYDFRPSYTDIALVYPYIEGVKRVALTATATKDVKSDICDKLDFKNPSIFQKSFARKNLSYSAFELENKGPKLLEILTNVKGSAIVYVRSRKETVNVAKFLYQNGVSSDFYHAGLAPDVREKKQEEWIHNKRRVMVCTNAFGMGIDKPDVRTVVHLDLPDSMEAYYQEAGRAGRDEKNAFAVLLYSGTDIYNLQRSEEMRNPSLEYVQRIYQALANYYKLATGSSEFQSFDFDIKAFSYQYNLNALEAHHGVRKLQEMGLLLLTENTRRGSSLKISVSSTDLYKFSIAHSKYEPLIKAMLRLYGGGLYTDFMNISEFELAKVSQDAKSEVVKKLEYLAKNDVVVYDPIKLMPQLTYLMPRLEQNALKKYHKQTEPRQAVVKEKIESMIAYTKNDQLCRTRLFQEYFDEKAYLNCGVCDVCIKAKKAAGFDVEMDKLKRQVLAEVEAEAVPVSELKAKVDATDDFLVTEAVRSMMDEGIVFLDEDQVLTLVPKV; translated from the coding sequence TTGGCTACCGCTAACCAAATACTGAAGCAATACTGGGGCTTTGAGGATTTTAGGCCTCTGCAACTGGATATCATTAACGCTGTTCTTGATGGACAGGATACACTGGCTCTTTTGCCCACGGGTGGGGGAAAATCGATTTGCTTTCAAGTCCCAGCTTTGATGCTGGAAGGAATGTGTTTGGTCATATCTCCACTGGTAGCCTTGATGAATGATCAGGTGTATCAGCTCAAAAAGCGAGGCATACAAGCTGCCGCACTCTATTCTGGATTGCAGCATCGTGAGGTGGATATACTGTTGGACAACTGCATACAGGGGCAGGTCAAGTTCCTCTATGTCGCACCCGAAAGATTGCGATCCGAGCTATTCATCGAACGACTGAAGCAAATGAATGTGAGCCTATTGGCTGTGGACGAAGCGCATTGTATCTCGCAGTGGGGCTATGATTTTAGACCTTCCTATACAGATATTGCCTTGGTCTACCCATACATCGAAGGGGTCAAGAGGGTAGCCTTAACTGCCACTGCCACTAAGGATGTGAAGTCGGATATCTGCGACAAACTGGACTTTAAGAATCCTTCCATTTTTCAAAAGAGTTTTGCCAGAAAGAACCTGTCATATTCGGCCTTTGAGCTGGAGAATAAAGGGCCGAAGCTGTTGGAGATTTTGACGAATGTCAAAGGCAGTGCGATTGTCTATGTGAGGAGTCGCAAGGAAACGGTGAATGTGGCCAAGTTTCTTTACCAGAATGGGGTTTCCTCAGATTTTTATCATGCAGGTTTGGCTCCAGACGTGCGAGAAAAAAAGCAGGAAGAGTGGATCCATAATAAGAGGCGAGTCATGGTCTGTACCAATGCCTTCGGGATGGGGATAGACAAACCGGATGTGCGAACGGTGGTGCATTTGGACTTGCCAGATTCGATGGAAGCCTACTATCAGGAGGCAGGACGTGCGGGTCGAGATGAGAAAAATGCCTTTGCGGTTTTGCTCTATAGTGGAACGGACATCTACAATCTGCAACGCTCCGAGGAAATGAGGAATCCATCGCTGGAGTATGTGCAGCGCATCTATCAAGCCCTGGCCAACTACTACAAATTGGCTACTGGCAGTAGTGAGTTTCAAAGTTTCGATTTCGATATCAAGGCCTTTTCTTATCAGTACAACCTCAATGCCCTCGAGGCGCATCATGGTGTCAGGAAACTACAGGAGATGGGCTTGCTATTGCTGACCGAAAATACCCGGAGAGGTAGCAGTCTCAAGATAAGTGTGAGTAGTACAGACCTCTATAAGTTTAGCATAGCGCATTCGAAATATGAGCCCTTGATCAAGGCCATGCTGCGCTTGTATGGAGGAGGATTGTATACGGATTTTATGAATATTTCGGAGTTCGAATTGGCCAAGGTGAGTCAGGATGCGAAAAGCGAAGTAGTCAAGAAGCTGGAGTATCTCGCAAAAAATGATGTAGTGGTATATGATCCGATCAAGTTGATGCCGCAGCTGACTTATTTGATGCCAAGGCTGGAGCAGAATGCACTGAAGAAGTATCACAAACAAACCGAGCCCCGGCAGGCAGTGGTCAAGGAGAAAATTGAATCCATGATCGCCTATACCAAAAATGATCAGCTCTGCCGCACGAGACTGTTTCAAGAGTACTTTGACGAAAAGGCATATCTAAACTGTGGCGTTTGCGATGTGTGCATCAAAGCGAAGAAGGCAGCAGGTTTTGATGTGGAGATGGATAAGCTGAAACGTCAGGTATTGGCAGAAGTGGAAGCGGAGGCAGTCCCGGTAAGTGAGCTAAAAGCTAAGGTAGATGCCACAGATGATTTTCTGGTGACGGAAGCGGTACGCTCTATGATGGATGAGGGTATTGTGTTTCTTGACGAAGATCAGGTGCTGACATTGGTGCCGAAGGTTTGA
- a CDS encoding WG repeat-containing protein gives MKSFLTIIALVLSVLFSHAQFPEKELKKKLKADRIEMDEGNGDGVFKARNKKTKKWGMYQWQFEGLQTQELIPMQYDSVRYFPFNGNYTAVYQGSKVGFYLSYWSYGDEARETVACIYDDYKRFTAEGVPKLAVKKNESWGWVDWMTGEEKSEFKYATPEDLPYPYYKQEY, from the coding sequence ATGAAATCATTCTTGACAATTATAGCCCTGGTCCTTTCTGTCCTGTTTTCTCATGCTCAGTTTCCAGAGAAAGAATTGAAAAAGAAATTGAAAGCGGATCGAATCGAAATGGATGAAGGCAATGGTGACGGTGTGTTCAAAGCCCGAAACAAAAAGACCAAAAAGTGGGGCATGTACCAATGGCAGTTCGAAGGATTACAAACGCAAGAGTTGATTCCCATGCAATACGACAGTGTGAGGTATTTCCCGTTCAATGGCAACTATACTGCTGTGTACCAGGGTTCCAAAGTCGGTTTCTACCTGTCCTATTGGAGCTATGGAGATGAGGCTCGCGAAACTGTGGCCTGTATCTATGATGACTACAAGAGATTCACTGCAGAGGGAGTCCCCAAACTGGCAGTGAAGAAAAATGAATCCTGGGGCTGGGTGGATTGGATGACCGGAGAGGAAAAATCAGAATTCAAATACGCAACACCAGAAGACCTTCCCTACCCCTACTACAAACAAGAGTACTGA
- a CDS encoding NAD(P)-dependent oxidoreductase, which yields MKKILVIDEMHASLSGMLAKIGYETDYQPTISREDIQSISDEYVGMVVRSKTVIDEDLLKKKQALKFIARAGAGIDQLDVDYIESRGIQIINAPEGNRDALGEHVIGMLLSLSNNLRKSDREVRDYIWDREGNRGFEISGKTVGLLGYGYMASAVAEKLSGFGCRVIAYDKYKKGFGDLYVEEVSMEDVFAQSDVFSLHVPLTEETRGLVDAKYLSQFEKNIVLINAARGEVVDTADLLSSLQSGKVTHAALDVLENEKFKTLTSDQKATYDQLFQLDNVLFSPHIGGWTFESYENINRVLVQKIAKLDL from the coding sequence ATGAAAAAGATATTAGTGATTGATGAAATGCATGCCAGTCTGTCGGGTATGCTAGCTAAAATTGGATATGAGACAGATTATCAACCTACCATTAGCCGGGAGGATATCCAGTCGATTTCGGATGAATATGTAGGTATGGTGGTCCGAAGCAAAACGGTCATTGATGAGGATCTGCTAAAGAAAAAGCAGGCGCTTAAGTTCATCGCCAGAGCAGGAGCAGGAATCGACCAGCTGGATGTAGACTATATCGAAAGTCGTGGCATCCAGATCATCAATGCACCGGAAGGAAATCGCGATGCTTTGGGGGAGCATGTCATCGGTATGCTGCTCAGCTTATCGAATAATTTGAGAAAGTCTGACCGTGAGGTGAGAGATTATATATGGGATCGCGAAGGGAATCGTGGATTTGAGATATCTGGAAAGACTGTGGGGCTTTTGGGATACGGATACATGGCCAGCGCAGTGGCAGAAAAGTTGTCAGGCTTTGGCTGTCGGGTGATTGCCTACGACAAGTATAAGAAGGGCTTTGGCGATCTCTATGTAGAGGAAGTGAGCATGGAGGACGTGTTTGCTCAATCGGATGTTTTCAGCCTCCACGTGCCTTTGACTGAGGAAACAAGAGGTTTGGTAGATGCCAAATACCTGTCCCAATTCGAAAAGAATATTGTTTTGATCAATGCCGCCAGAGGTGAGGTGGTGGATACCGCTGATTTGCTTTCATCGCTACAATCAGGCAAGGTGACCCATGCAGCTTTAGATGTATTGGAAAACGAAAAATTTAAAACTTTGACTTCAGATCAGAAGGCTACTTATGACCAATTATTTCAATTGGACAATGTGCTCTTCTCTCCACACATAGGAGGGTGGACCTTCGAATCTTATGAAAATATCAATCGGGTTCTTGTTCAAAAGATTGCAAAATTGGATCTTTAG
- a CDS encoding WG repeat-containing protein → MKKTILAIALVFNFLEVFPQSYLAMVRPANSDEWTYVDINGNQLVKPRYRKCFSFVPEGVALVYNEETLNYELLKADGTILIPEEKIVALKMRSDFGGGSFDFSNGMLPVKLGNYKWGYMNTKGEVAIEAEFDDVGPFGSNVAIASNGLGTSTRRYLINRKGEKTLIEMDKLKELKPFQEEMGVFYLRGRKAGFINENGDIVINPVFKSVGYFSGGVAWAKLIDGRIGFMDKKGDWVVLPIFEVAKDFDPISGIALVRPVDGKYQYINLKGEKISVPGTAPYHSFVNGACIGRSESYYGFYGSDGNWMVEPKFEGLRNFKNGYAAAKLNGLWGYIDKNGDWVLKPQFAAVKDFERVD, encoded by the coding sequence ATGAAAAAAACAATTCTTGCAATTGCCTTAGTATTTAACTTTCTAGAAGTTTTTCCACAATCATATTTAGCCATGGTAAGGCCAGCCAATTCAGATGAATGGACTTATGTAGATATCAATGGGAATCAACTGGTCAAGCCGAGATATCGAAAGTGCTTTTCCTTTGTTCCAGAGGGAGTTGCGTTAGTATACAATGAGGAGACTTTGAATTACGAATTGTTAAAAGCTGACGGTACAATTCTGATTCCAGAGGAAAAAATAGTCGCTTTAAAAATGCGCTCGGATTTTGGAGGAGGGAGTTTTGACTTTTCGAATGGTATGTTGCCTGTTAAGTTAGGGAATTATAAATGGGGCTATATGAACACAAAGGGTGAGGTAGCTATTGAAGCAGAATTTGATGATGTAGGTCCGTTCGGAAGTAATGTAGCCATCGCTAGCAACGGATTGGGAACTAGTACAAGGCGCTATTTAATCAATAGGAAAGGTGAGAAAACCTTAATAGAGATGGATAAACTCAAAGAATTGAAGCCATTCCAAGAAGAAATGGGAGTTTTCTATCTGAGAGGAAGAAAGGCTGGGTTTATCAATGAGAATGGAGATATAGTGATTAACCCGGTGTTTAAATCAGTTGGTTACTTCAGTGGCGGAGTGGCATGGGCTAAGCTTATTGATGGAAGGATTGGTTTTATGGATAAGAAAGGGGATTGGGTGGTGCTTCCGATTTTTGAGGTAGCCAAGGATTTCGATCCTATAAGTGGGATTGCATTGGTCCGACCTGTTGATGGAAAGTACCAATACATCAACTTGAAAGGAGAAAAAATTTCCGTTCCGGGTACGGCACCTTATCATAGTTTTGTAAATGGTGCCTGTATTGGCAGGTCTGAGAGTTATTATGGTTTTTATGGTTCTGATGGAAACTGGATGGTTGAACCAAAATTTGAAGGGCTGCGTAATTTTAAAAACGGCTATGCTGCTGCTAAGCTCAATGGCTTATGGGGCTATATTGACAAGAATGGAGATTGGGTTTTGAAACCTCAATTTGCAGCGGTAAAGGATTTTGAACGTGTAGATTAG